Proteins encoded together in one Canis aureus isolate CA01 chromosome 21, VMU_Caureus_v.1.0, whole genome shotgun sequence window:
- the LOC144293359 gene encoding olfactory receptor 5M5-like, with protein MLKNNYTAVTEFILLGLTDQAELQPVLFVVFLVIYLITVLGNVSMILLIRSDSKLHTPMYFFLSHLSFVDLCYTTSVAPQMLVHFLSERKAISFLGCLLQFHFFIALVITDYYMLTVMAYDRYVAICKPLLYGSKMSRCVCFSLVATPYIYGFVNGLAQTILMLRLSFCGPNEINHFYCADPPLIVLACSDTYVKETAMFVVAGFNLTCSLAIILISYIFIFSTILRIHSAEGRRKAFSTCGSHLTAVTIFYGTLFCMHLRPPSETSVEQSKIVAVFYIFVSPMLNPFIYSLRNKDVKNAIRKVFQRKLLN; from the coding sequence ATGTTAAAGAACAACTACACAGCAGTGACTGAGTTTATTCTCCTGGGACTGACAGATCAAGCTGAGTTACAGCCTGTCCTTTTTGTGGTCTTCCTAGTCATCTACCTTATCACAGTGCTTGGCAATGTTAGCATGATTTTGTTAATCAGAAGTGACTCAAAACTTCACACTCcaatgtacttcttcctcagtCATCTCTCTTTTGTGGACCTCTGTTATACCACCAGTGTCGCTCCACAGATGCTGGTTCATTTCTTATCCGAGAGAAAAGCCATTTCCTTCCTGGGTTGCCTTCTGCAATTCCACTTTTTCATTGCCCTGGTGATCACCGATTATTATATGCTCAcagtgatggcctatgaccgctacgtggccatctgcaaaccccTGTTGTATGGCAGCAAGATGTCCaggtgtgtctgcttctctctcgttGCCACCCCTTATATTTATGGCTTTGTGAATGGTCTGGCACAGACCATCCTGATGCTTCGCCTCTCCTTCTGTGGACCCAATGAAATCAACCACTTTTACTGTGCAGACCCACCTCTCATAGTCCTTGCCTGCTCAGACACTTATGTCAAAGAAACTGCCATGTTTGTGGTGGCTGGTTTCAATCTCACCTGTTCTCTAGCCATCATTCTCAtctcatacattttcattttctccaccATTCTGCGCATCCACTCTGCTGAGGGCAGGCGCAAAGCCTTCTCCACCTGTGGGTCCCATTTGACGGCTGTCACCATCTTTTATGGGACTCTGTTCTGCATGCACCTAAGACCCCCTTCTGAGACATCTGTAGAACAGAGCAAAATTGTTGCCGTGTTTTATATCTTTGTGAGTCCTATGTTAAACCCTTTTATTTATAGCCTGCGGAACAAAGATGTTAAAAATGCAATCAGGAAAGTTTTCCAAAGGAAATTGTTAAATTAA